From one Tsukamurella tyrosinosolvens genomic stretch:
- the moeA gene encoding molybdopterin molybdotransferase MoeA, with translation MRPVDEHRAAVAALVPAPRTVDVPVADALGRVLARDVPAPLSLPPFTNSAMDGYAVRAADAVAGEVLPVAFDVPAGRTDVPALPVGAACRIMTGAPVPDGADAIVPVERTDGGIERVRIDEAPEPGRFFRAAGSDIGAGDVALRGGETVGPAVVGFAAALGLTTVPVLAPPHVAVLSTGSELVEPGTPLRPGQIYESNAPMLASAIREAGATAEVVRFVADDADAFLARLAERISAGGVDLVVTSGGVSAGAFEVVKDALASRGVDFVKVAMQPGMPQGCGTVDLGGVQVPFVTFPGNPVSALVSFEVFLRPALRAAMGLPDRPRRVARLAEPVDSIPAKRQYLRGLLTRNADGTDSVSVLGGPGSHYLRWLSQADCLLDVPAEVEHLAAGTPVELILLND, from the coding sequence GTGAGGCCCGTCGACGAGCACCGGGCCGCGGTCGCCGCGCTGGTTCCCGCGCCACGGACCGTCGACGTGCCGGTCGCGGACGCCCTCGGCCGGGTCCTCGCCCGCGACGTGCCCGCGCCGCTCTCACTGCCGCCGTTCACGAACTCCGCGATGGACGGGTACGCAGTCCGCGCCGCCGACGCCGTCGCGGGCGAGGTGCTGCCCGTCGCCTTCGACGTGCCCGCCGGCCGCACCGATGTGCCCGCGCTCCCCGTCGGGGCCGCGTGCCGCATAATGACCGGCGCCCCCGTGCCCGACGGTGCCGACGCCATCGTCCCCGTCGAGCGGACCGACGGCGGCATCGAGCGGGTCCGCATCGACGAGGCGCCCGAGCCGGGCCGGTTCTTCCGCGCTGCGGGTAGCGACATCGGGGCCGGCGACGTCGCGCTGCGCGGTGGCGAGACCGTCGGGCCCGCCGTCGTCGGTTTCGCGGCCGCCCTCGGCCTCACGACGGTGCCCGTGCTCGCGCCGCCGCACGTCGCCGTCCTGTCCACCGGCTCCGAGCTGGTGGAACCGGGCACGCCGCTGCGGCCCGGGCAGATCTACGAGTCCAACGCACCCATGCTGGCGAGCGCCATCCGTGAGGCCGGCGCCACCGCGGAGGTCGTGCGGTTCGTGGCGGACGACGCCGATGCCTTCCTCGCCCGGCTCGCCGAGCGGATCTCCGCGGGCGGCGTCGACCTGGTCGTCACCAGCGGCGGCGTCAGCGCCGGGGCCTTCGAGGTGGTCAAGGACGCGCTCGCGTCGCGGGGCGTCGACTTCGTCAAGGTCGCGATGCAGCCCGGCATGCCGCAGGGCTGCGGCACCGTCGACCTGGGGGGAGTGCAGGTCCCGTTCGTGACCTTCCCCGGCAACCCGGTGAGCGCGTTGGTCTCCTTCGAGGTCTTCCTGCGGCCCGCCCTGCGCGCGGCGATGGGCCTGCCCGACCGCCCCCGACGCGTCGCGCGGCTCGCCGAGCCCGTGGACTCGATCCCGGCAAAACGCCAGTACCTGCGGGGACTCCTGACGAGGAACGCCGACGGTACCGATTCGGTCTCGGTTCTCGGCGGGCCGGGTTCGCACTACCTACGATGGCTTTCACAGGCGGATTGCCTGCTGGACGTCCCCGCCGAGGTCGAGCATCTGGCCGCGGGGACCCCGGTGGAACTGATTCTCCTGAACGACTAA
- a CDS encoding GlsB/YeaQ/YmgE family stress response membrane protein — translation MVAQNADTVMLASANFSPGWFAWIIIGGIAGWIASKIMGTDKDMGIIKNVLAGVIGGWLGGYVLRLFDVQTGAFGWFLTFVTALVGACVVIGAVKLVTGRK, via the coding sequence ATGGTCGCGCAGAACGCAGACACCGTCATGCTCGCATCGGCCAACTTCAGCCCCGGCTGGTTCGCCTGGATCATCATCGGCGGCATCGCCGGCTGGATCGCCAGCAAGATCATGGGCACCGACAAGGACATGGGCATCATCAAGAACGTCCTGGCCGGCGTCATCGGCGGCTGGCTGGGCGGCTACGTGCTGCGCCTGTTCGACGTGCAGACCGGCGCGTTCGGCTGGTTCCTCACCTTCGTCACCGCACTCGTCGGCGCGTGCGTGGTGATCGGAGCAGTGAAGCTGGTCACCGGGCGCAAGTGA
- a CDS encoding M20/M25/M40 family metallo-hydrolase has product MTERNLRDTVEKLMDRARSDLAELVAHPSVHDSPEFGAEPNAASAAWVAKALTEAGIGSVEQVTTSDGSIAIVGHAPAPEGAPTVLLYSHHDVQPPGPRDAWESDPFTLTTRPGPDGADRWYGRGAADCKGNLVAHLTALRAVRGDDGTFPVGVRIIIEGSEEGGGAGLEDLVAERPELAQADLIVIGDTGNVAVGRPTLTTSLRGVASVRVELSTGTSDLHSGAFGGAAPDAIAALIALLATLRDGFGNTTIDGLDSSARWAGEPYDAAQFAADAAIYDDAAILGSGAIADQLWARPAVTVIGIDAPATATAAAAIQPRAAALLNLRVPPGTDPRHAGELLVAHLTHHAPWGAHVDATVESVGEPFAAETTGPAYRVLQEALVEAYDGAEVAFSGQGGSIPLCTQLRKAAPQAEIALLGVEEPQCRIHAPNESVDPAELRRTALAEALLLTRLAGA; this is encoded by the coding sequence ATGACCGAGCGCAACCTGCGGGACACCGTCGAGAAGCTGATGGACAGGGCCAGGTCGGACCTGGCGGAGCTGGTCGCGCACCCGTCCGTGCACGACTCCCCCGAGTTCGGGGCCGAGCCGAACGCGGCGTCGGCGGCGTGGGTGGCGAAGGCCCTCACCGAGGCCGGCATCGGCAGCGTCGAGCAGGTCACCACGTCCGACGGGTCGATCGCGATCGTCGGGCACGCGCCCGCGCCCGAGGGCGCCCCGACGGTGCTGCTCTACAGCCACCACGACGTGCAGCCGCCCGGCCCGCGCGACGCCTGGGAATCCGACCCGTTCACCCTCACCACGCGCCCCGGCCCCGACGGCGCGGACCGCTGGTACGGCCGCGGGGCCGCCGACTGCAAGGGCAACCTGGTCGCGCACCTGACCGCGCTGCGGGCCGTCCGCGGCGACGACGGCACCTTCCCCGTGGGCGTGCGGATCATCATCGAGGGCTCCGAGGAGGGCGGCGGCGCGGGTCTCGAGGACCTCGTCGCCGAGCGCCCCGAGCTGGCGCAGGCCGACCTCATCGTCATCGGCGACACCGGCAACGTCGCCGTCGGCCGGCCGACGCTGACCACCTCGCTGCGCGGCGTCGCGAGCGTGCGGGTCGAGCTCAGCACCGGCACCTCCGACCTGCACTCCGGCGCCTTCGGCGGAGCCGCCCCCGACGCGATCGCCGCCCTCATCGCGCTGCTCGCGACGCTGCGGGACGGCTTCGGCAACACCACGATCGACGGGCTCGACAGCTCCGCGCGCTGGGCCGGGGAGCCCTACGACGCGGCGCAGTTCGCCGCCGACGCCGCGATCTACGACGATGCCGCGATCCTCGGCTCCGGTGCCATCGCCGACCAGCTGTGGGCGCGGCCCGCGGTCACCGTCATCGGAATCGACGCCCCCGCGACGGCCACCGCCGCCGCGGCCATCCAGCCCCGCGCCGCGGCCCTGCTGAACCTGCGGGTGCCGCCGGGCACCGATCCGCGCCACGCCGGCGAGCTCCTCGTCGCGCACCTGACCCACCACGCCCCGTGGGGCGCGCACGTGGACGCCACCGTCGAGTCCGTGGGCGAGCCCTTCGCCGCCGAGACCACCGGCCCCGCCTACCGGGTGCTGCAGGAGGCCCTCGTCGAGGCGTACGACGGTGCCGAGGTCGCCTTCAGCGGCCAGGGCGGCTCGATCCCGCTGTGCACGCAGCTGCGCAAAGCCGCGCCGCAGGCCGAGATCGCGCTGCTCGGCGTCGAGGAGCCGCAGTGCCGCATCCACGCTCCGAACGAGTCCGTCGACCCCGCCGAGCTGCGCCGCACCGCGTTGGCCGAGGCGCTGCTGCTCACCCGGCTGGCCGGCGCGTGA